Proteins encoded in a region of the Verrucomicrobiia bacterium genome:
- a CDS encoding IMP dehydrogenase: MAATAHPTDSEFYLPAEPFFSAHRHVGLTYDDVTLATQFSEILPRDTQLATSLADGLTLHIPIISADMDTVTESRMAIAMALNGGLGLIHYNMSDKDQLREVSRVKNHVHGLIQDPIQVRPDQHIGDVVHMIEERHFSFSTFPVVDDQQRLVGLLPGHVVKHRYASKRVSEALTPRSHVHTLTVRQLGNDPIARADRFFTDNPGIHKILIVDEDDHLRGLVTLSDIERIIQERRAQFKPARDADFRLLCGAAVSATRNVFGELDRDRLITHVGQLLERGLDVVAVSTAHGFSKGVGEAVRMIRDAFPALPILAGNVTSAAGVEFLASAGANAIKVGQGPGSICTTRLVAGVGIPQLTALYVCSRAATQRRVALIADGGIAKSGDLVKALTLAHAAICGSVLAGCPEAPGETLEIGGKLFKQYRGMGSHAAMKAGAAARYGHSRDAALKVAAEGVEALKELTGPLDAVLTQLIGGIQSGMGYLGAADLAQLRHTARYIRVTPAGQRESAPHDVVEVKTAR, translated from the coding sequence CCCAGTTCTCCGAAATCCTTCCCCGCGACACCCAGCTCGCCACCTCCCTCGCCGACGGCCTCACCCTCCATATCCCCATCATCTCCGCGGATATGGACACCGTCACCGAATCCCGCATGGCCATCGCCATGGCCCTCAATGGCGGTCTCGGCCTCATCCACTACAACATGTCCGACAAGGACCAGCTCCGTGAGGTCAGCCGGGTCAAAAACCATGTCCATGGCCTCATCCAGGACCCCATTCAGGTCCGACCGGACCAGCACATCGGCGACGTCGTCCACATGATCGAGGAACGCCACTTCTCCTTCAGCACCTTCCCCGTCGTGGACGATCAACAACGACTCGTCGGCCTCCTCCCAGGCCACGTCGTCAAACACCGCTACGCCTCCAAACGCGTCTCCGAAGCCCTCACCCCCCGTTCCCACGTCCATACCCTCACCGTCCGCCAGCTCGGCAACGACCCCATCGCCCGCGCCGACCGCTTCTTCACCGACAACCCCGGCATCCACAAGATCCTCATCGTGGACGAGGACGACCACCTCCGCGGCCTCGTCACCCTCAGCGATATCGAACGGATCATCCAGGAACGCCGTGCCCAGTTCAAACCCGCCCGCGACGCCGACTTCCGTCTCCTCTGCGGCGCCGCCGTCTCCGCCACCCGCAATGTCTTCGGCGAACTCGACCGCGACCGCCTCATCACCCATGTCGGTCAACTCCTCGAACGCGGCCTCGACGTCGTCGCCGTTTCCACCGCCCACGGCTTCAGCAAGGGCGTCGGCGAAGCCGTCCGCATGATCCGCGACGCCTTCCCCGCCCTTCCCATCCTCGCCGGCAACGTCACCAGCGCCGCCGGCGTCGAGTTCCTCGCCAGCGCCGGCGCCAATGCCATCAAGGTCGGACAAGGCCCCGGCTCCATCTGCACCACCCGCCTCGTCGCCGGCGTCGGCATCCCCCAGCTCACCGCCCTTTACGTCTGTTCCCGCGCCGCCACCCAGCGCCGCGTCGCCCTCATCGCCGACGGCGGCATCGCCAAGTCCGGCGACCTGGTCAAGGCCCTCACCCTCGCCCACGCCGCCATCTGCGGCAGCGTCCTCGCCGGCTGCCCCGAGGCCCCCGGCGAAACCCTCGAAATCGGCGGCAAACTCTTCAAACAGTACCGGGGCATGGGCAGTCACGCCGCCATGAAGGCCGGCGCCGCCGCCCGCTACGGCCATTCCCGCGACGCCGCCCTCAAGGTCGCCGCCGAAGGCGTCGAAGCCCTCAAGGAACTCACCGGCCCCCTCGACGCCGTCCTCACCCAGCTCATCGGCGGCATCCAGTCCGGCATGGGCTACCTCGGCGCCGCCGACCTCGCCCAGCTCCGCCATACCGCCCGCTACATCCGCGTCACCCCCGCCGGCCAGCGGGAATCCGCCCCTCACGACGTCGTCGAGGTCAAAACCGCCCGCTAG
- a CDS encoding tetratricopeptide repeat protein, with protein sequence MSDPGPVSSQGSPLPRQSSPSPRSRHPWRRLAAGLVLLTLLAAVLVSIRPTLRLLHRWQASNILAQAEELIRQQRLSEAIERLGVALRLDPASPATLRTLATIYSRFDLPDAFPIWRALFLSPGHTDADRHACIDLALRLNRFDVAEPELARLLALPHPSPATHAQAADLYLRQGQIDRAIAFAERAHADAPDDPDHALRLARLRLQSASGPQQHAGADLLRPLLAPDSPVRLQALRILADETVRPSPAAHSLIEHLPAPSQAPPAEAVLNADVRLRLEPGSRPELVAALLDQLQGAAPPDQVILGAWLNRAGASRDLLDALSPSHLAAHPTLAPIHLEALARTRQWSALQEALDRPVPIDPWQRNALRALAATGLQQPDLSRESWRRALAEARDHPSSLVALGDWALRFGAPEPAIEAFDLLTRDRLTRLLGYRRLAAVHERTGDTRRLRVLMREWAAHFPDDPWPENAFCYLNALLRRDIEVSREKARSLVDRFPDRLPYRATLALLELRRDDPRAAALLFERFPIPDDLILSPQSRLVYAAVLQAIGRTEEARQRLRNLDPDPLLPEERELLHRILRNGPTAAPAP encoded by the coding sequence ATGTCGGACCCAGGCCCGGTGTCGTCTCAGGGCAGCCCCCTTCCACGGCAATCCTCACCTTCCCCGCGATCCCGCCATCCCTGGCGCCGTCTCGCCGCGGGACTCGTCCTCCTCACCCTCCTGGCCGCCGTCCTCGTTTCCATCCGCCCCACCCTCCGCCTCCTCCACCGCTGGCAGGCCTCCAATATCCTCGCCCAGGCCGAGGAACTCATCCGCCAGCAAAGACTCTCCGAGGCCATCGAACGCCTCGGCGTCGCCCTCCGCCTCGACCCCGCTTCGCCCGCCACCCTCCGCACCCTGGCCACCATCTACTCCCGCTTCGATCTCCCCGATGCCTTCCCCATCTGGCGCGCCCTGTTCCTCTCCCCGGGACACACGGATGCCGACCGCCACGCCTGCATCGATCTGGCCCTGAGGTTGAATCGCTTCGACGTCGCCGAACCCGAACTCGCCCGCCTCCTCGCCCTTCCCCACCCTTCCCCGGCCACCCACGCCCAGGCCGCCGACCTTTACCTCCGCCAGGGTCAGATCGATCGCGCCATCGCCTTCGCCGAACGCGCCCACGCCGATGCCCCCGACGATCCCGACCACGCCCTCCGCCTCGCCCGGCTCCGCCTGCAATCCGCGTCCGGCCCGCAACAGCATGCCGGCGCCGATCTCCTCCGTCCGCTCCTCGCCCCCGACTCTCCCGTCCGCCTCCAGGCCCTCCGCATCCTCGCCGACGAAACCGTCCGTCCCTCCCCCGCCGCCCACAGCCTGATCGAACACCTGCCCGCCCCCTCCCAGGCCCCGCCTGCGGAAGCCGTGCTCAACGCCGATGTCCGCCTCCGCCTCGAACCCGGTTCCCGCCCCGAACTCGTCGCCGCGCTCCTTGACCAACTCCAGGGCGCCGCTCCGCCCGATCAGGTCATCCTCGGTGCCTGGCTGAACCGTGCGGGCGCCTCCCGCGACCTCCTCGACGCCCTCTCCCCCTCCCATCTCGCCGCCCATCCCACCCTCGCCCCCATCCACCTCGAAGCCCTCGCGCGCACCCGTCAGTGGTCCGCCCTGCAGGAGGCCCTCGACCGGCCGGTCCCCATCGACCCGTGGCAACGCAACGCCCTGCGCGCCCTCGCCGCCACCGGACTCCAACAGCCGGACCTGTCCCGCGAATCCTGGCGCCGCGCCCTCGCCGAAGCCCGCGACCACCCCTCCAGCCTCGTCGCCCTCGGCGACTGGGCCCTCCGCTTCGGCGCCCCCGAACCCGCCATCGAAGCCTTCGACCTCCTCACCCGTGACCGCCTCACCCGCCTCCTCGGGTACCGCCGCCTCGCCGCCGTCCACGAACGCACCGGCGACACCCGCCGCCTCCGCGTCCTCATGCGCGAATGGGCCGCCCACTTCCCCGACGATCCCTGGCCCGAAAACGCCTTCTGCTACCTCAATGCCCTCCTCCGCCGCGACATCGAGGTCAGCCGCGAAAAGGCCCGATCCCTCGTGGACCGTTTCCCCGATCGCCTGCCGTACCGTGCCACCCTCGCCCTCCTCGAACTGCGCCGCGACGATCCGCGCGCCGCCGCCCTCCTCTTCGAACGCTTTCCCATCCCCGACGACCTGATCCTCTCCCCTCAGTCCCGACTCGTTTACGCCGCCGTCCTCCAGGCCATCGGTCGCACCGAGGAAGCCAGGCAACGCCTCCGCAACCTCGATCCCGACCCGCTCCTCCCCGAGGAACGCGAACTCCTGCACCGCATCCTCCGCAACGGACCCACCGCTGCACCAGCCCCCTGA
- a CDS encoding type II secretion system protein → MRARRDRKETGEGDRRGRGFTLIELLVVVAVIAILASLLLPALGRAKEKGRATVCLNQLRQLGMATLMYAEDHRGEVILDAPLQRGVTWGSLLATNTGLRPFELFVCPSYPPHRFTNWLTTYGVRLDPPEGTTRGPFREVFRLEAIGRPTEYLHLADTTSRGREGLGAQQFYFFRAASEYEVHGRHGRLANGFLLDGHVEGFNAARLERLGIIGLFERDVIPGYFP, encoded by the coding sequence ATGCGAGCGAGGCGTGACAGGAAGGAAACGGGCGAGGGGGACCGCCGGGGGCGGGGTTTCACCCTGATCGAACTGCTGGTGGTGGTGGCGGTGATTGCCATTCTGGCAAGTCTGCTGCTGCCGGCGCTGGGGCGGGCCAAGGAGAAGGGGCGGGCGACGGTGTGTTTGAACCAGCTTCGGCAACTGGGGATGGCGACGCTGATGTACGCGGAGGACCACCGGGGCGAGGTGATTCTGGATGCGCCGTTGCAGCGGGGGGTGACCTGGGGGAGCCTGCTGGCGACCAACACGGGGCTGCGGCCGTTCGAGCTGTTCGTGTGCCCGAGTTATCCGCCGCACCGGTTCACGAACTGGCTGACGACGTACGGGGTGCGGCTGGATCCGCCGGAGGGTACGACGCGGGGGCCCTTCCGGGAGGTATTCCGGCTGGAGGCGATTGGGCGTCCGACGGAGTATCTGCATCTGGCGGACACGACGAGCCGCGGACGGGAGGGGTTGGGGGCGCAGCAGTTCTACTTCTTCCGGGCGGCGAGCGAGTACGAGGTGCACGGGCGCCATGGAAGGCTGGCGAACGGGTTCCTGCTGGACGGGCATGTGGAGGGATTCAACGCGGCGCGACTGGAGCGGTTGGGGATCATCGGGTTGTTCGAGCGCGACGTCATTCCGGGGTATTTCCCATGA
- a CDS encoding thymidylate kinase, translating into MNRPPRPSRSRNRSRPPAPRDLPPEVLVLKPSAKRFYGHGIPGVRAEDLGGRLIVIEGADGSGRSTQIARLVDWLEGTGHATSQVGLKRSTLVSEELDEAKHRNTLSRTTLSLFYATDFADQLDNVILPGLRAGCIVLADRYIYTLMARDLVRGIDREWLRKLYGMALVPDAVFYLQVSPENLIERNFAKDFTLDYWESGMDLGFSSDMFDSFIEYQKRLVVAFRDLQVEYGFTMVDGDRPVDAVQAELRAGIEAVLSGDREG; encoded by the coding sequence ATGAACCGGCCACCCCGACCCTCGCGTTCCCGCAACCGCTCGCGTCCGCCGGCGCCGCGGGATCTGCCGCCGGAGGTGCTGGTGCTGAAGCCGTCGGCGAAGCGGTTTTACGGGCATGGGATTCCCGGGGTGCGGGCGGAGGATCTGGGCGGGCGGCTGATCGTCATCGAGGGGGCGGATGGGTCGGGGCGTTCGACGCAGATTGCGCGGCTGGTGGACTGGCTGGAGGGGACGGGGCATGCGACGAGCCAGGTGGGTTTGAAGCGATCGACGCTGGTGAGCGAGGAACTGGACGAGGCGAAGCACCGGAACACGCTGAGCCGGACGACCCTCAGCCTGTTTTATGCGACCGACTTTGCGGACCAGCTCGACAATGTGATTCTGCCGGGATTGCGGGCGGGATGCATCGTGCTGGCGGACCGGTACATCTACACGCTGATGGCGCGCGACCTGGTGCGGGGCATCGACCGGGAGTGGCTGCGGAAGTTGTACGGGATGGCGCTGGTGCCGGATGCGGTGTTCTACCTGCAGGTGTCGCCGGAGAACCTGATCGAGCGGAATTTCGCGAAGGACTTCACGCTGGACTACTGGGAGAGCGGGATGGATCTGGGTTTTTCGAGCGACATGTTCGACAGCTTCATCGAGTACCAGAAGCGGCTGGTGGTGGCGTTTCGGGATCTGCAGGTGGAGTACGGGTTCACGATGGTGGACGGGGATCGGCCGGTGGATGCGGTGCAGGCGGAATTGCGGGCGGGCATCGAGGCGGTGCTGTCCGGGGATCGGGAGGGGTGA
- a CDS encoding thymidylate kinase has protein sequence MSTGAERMRGRMIAFEGIDGSGKSTQIRLLQRWLEMQGVKVFLCEWEESELVRNTTSKVKNRELLTPTTFSLLHATDFADRYDRQVLPLLRAGYLVLWDRYFYAAFARDVVRGCPPGWVRGIYEFAMPAHLTFFFKAPLELCLSRIRTERLEPKYFEAGMDLRLSTDPRESFRLFQERLLEQYLWMSTELEFRLVDAGQPIEAQQQRVRRLVEKLIEPSRFTYRRS, from the coding sequence ATGAGTACTGGCGCAGAACGGATGCGGGGACGGATGATTGCCTTCGAGGGGATCGACGGGTCGGGCAAGTCCACGCAGATCCGGCTGTTGCAGCGCTGGCTCGAGATGCAGGGGGTGAAGGTGTTTCTGTGCGAGTGGGAGGAGTCGGAGCTGGTGCGGAACACGACTTCGAAGGTGAAGAACCGGGAACTGCTGACGCCGACGACGTTTTCCCTGCTGCACGCGACGGATTTCGCGGACCGGTACGACCGGCAGGTGCTGCCGCTGTTGCGGGCGGGGTACCTGGTGTTGTGGGACCGGTATTTCTACGCGGCCTTCGCGCGGGACGTGGTGCGGGGATGTCCGCCGGGGTGGGTGCGGGGGATTTATGAATTCGCCATGCCGGCGCATCTGACATTCTTCTTCAAGGCGCCGCTGGAGCTGTGTTTGAGCCGGATCCGGACGGAGCGGCTGGAGCCGAAGTATTTCGAGGCGGGGATGGATCTGCGGCTTTCGACCGATCCGCGGGAGAGTTTCCGGCTGTTCCAGGAGCGGCTGCTGGAGCAGTACCTGTGGATGAGCACGGAGCTGGAATTCCGGCTGGTGGATGCCGGCCAGCCGATCGAGGCGCAGCAGCAGCGGGTGCGACGGCTGGTGGAGAAACTGATCGAGCCGTCGCGGTTCACCTACCGCCGGTCCTGA
- a CDS encoding efflux RND transporter permease subunit: MQLPEICIRRPVFTSMMSLALVLFGAIGLTRLPVRELPDIDPPVVSVTTIYPGASAGVMETEVTERIEDAINTIEGIKTLTSQSREQVSNITIEFHLTRPIEVATQDVRDRVASVRGRLPQDIQEPIVAKQDADARPMLWIGMRSDRFTPLELTTLAEQQIKNRLQTVSGVSSVMIGGEQRFAMRLGLDAEKMAAHRVTVLDVQQALREQNVELPSGRVENLDREMTIQTLGELKTVEEFNRLVVAREGDRIVRLQDIGLAREGVENERTRARQMGMPCIFLGVIKNSKANTVEVASGIRAEMAAIEPTLPAGIEMNIGYDESVYVERAIRQVWETLGIAFALVVVVIYVFLHNFRATLIPVIAIPVSLIANFVVLYWLGFSVNILTMLALVLAIGVVVDDAIVVLENIHRHIEEGQTPMQAAFAGMREITFAVVATTVTLVAVFTPLAFQTSATGRLFVEFAIAIAGSVIISSFVALTLTPMMSSRILRRVEKRPGSLVRGFEAGMHGLTSLYTRLLGRMLGWSPGGRLAVTGAVGAGVVLTTVWLYQHLEGDFLPEEDKGRLFCFVVAPEGSTPEYTDRMLREMEEILLETPEVDVFGSLVAPGFGGPGQGNNGILFVKLADERDKSVQELVNGPGGLRSRFFREIEGAIAIPNIPKAIDRSFSAPFQLVIQGNDLAALNVEAGRIANLLRASGFLQNVQSSYQMNKPELSVSIDRDRTSALGLSVQDVSRTMQILFGGLDLSRLKRDGKEYDVIAQLARSSRLTPQDLDRLYIRNRDGALVQLSSVVERVVGVAPNRIERFNRLRSATISATPVGVTMGTAVDRVEALLEQELGDGFLYSWYGESRDLRDAGREILWVIVLALIIVFMVLASQFESLIHPFTVMLTVPLAAIGALGALWALSSLVRLGVLPAIPAMNINLFSQIGMVLLIGLVTKNGILLVEFANQMRAKGMEPAAAMVRAGAIRLRPILMTAISTVAGILPIAVGFGAGSESRRPMGIAVVGGMMTSTVLTLVVIPMVYTLFSDLVAWVGRGRAVETPVAEPMAVK, translated from the coding sequence ATGCAACTGCCCGAGATCTGCATCCGCCGGCCGGTGTTCACGTCGATGATGAGCCTGGCCCTGGTGTTGTTTGGGGCGATCGGGCTGACGCGGCTGCCGGTGCGGGAGCTGCCGGACATCGATCCCCCGGTGGTGAGTGTGACGACGATTTATCCGGGGGCGTCGGCGGGGGTGATGGAGACGGAGGTGACGGAGCGGATCGAGGATGCGATCAACACCATTGAGGGGATCAAGACGCTGACGAGCCAGAGCCGGGAGCAGGTGAGCAACATCACCATCGAGTTTCATCTGACCCGGCCGATCGAGGTGGCGACGCAGGATGTGCGGGATCGGGTGGCGAGCGTGCGGGGGCGGCTGCCGCAGGACATCCAGGAACCGATCGTGGCGAAGCAGGATGCGGATGCGCGGCCGATGTTGTGGATTGGGATGCGAAGCGACCGGTTCACGCCGCTGGAGCTGACGACCCTGGCGGAGCAGCAGATCAAGAACCGGCTGCAGACAGTGTCCGGGGTGTCGTCGGTGATGATCGGGGGCGAGCAGCGGTTTGCCATGCGTCTGGGACTGGATGCGGAGAAGATGGCGGCGCACCGGGTGACGGTGCTGGACGTGCAGCAGGCGTTGCGGGAGCAGAACGTCGAGCTGCCGAGCGGGCGGGTGGAGAATCTCGACCGGGAGATGACCATCCAGACGCTGGGGGAATTGAAGACGGTGGAAGAGTTCAACCGGCTGGTGGTGGCGCGGGAGGGGGACCGGATTGTGCGGTTGCAGGACATTGGACTGGCGCGGGAGGGGGTGGAGAACGAGCGGACGCGGGCGCGGCAGATGGGGATGCCGTGCATTTTCCTGGGGGTCATCAAGAACTCGAAGGCGAACACGGTGGAGGTGGCGAGCGGGATCCGGGCGGAGATGGCGGCGATCGAGCCGACCCTGCCGGCGGGGATCGAGATGAACATCGGGTACGACGAGTCGGTGTATGTGGAGCGGGCGATCCGGCAGGTTTGGGAGACGCTGGGGATCGCCTTCGCGCTGGTGGTGGTGGTGATCTACGTGTTCCTGCACAATTTCCGGGCGACGCTGATCCCGGTGATTGCGATCCCGGTGTCGCTGATTGCGAACTTCGTGGTGCTGTACTGGCTGGGGTTCTCGGTGAACATCCTGACCATGCTGGCGCTGGTGCTGGCGATCGGGGTGGTGGTGGACGATGCGATCGTGGTGCTGGAGAACATCCACCGGCACATCGAGGAGGGGCAGACGCCGATGCAGGCGGCGTTTGCGGGGATGCGGGAGATCACGTTCGCGGTGGTGGCGACGACGGTGACGCTGGTGGCGGTGTTCACGCCGCTGGCGTTTCAGACCAGCGCGACGGGGCGGTTGTTTGTCGAGTTCGCCATTGCCATCGCCGGGTCGGTGATCATTTCGTCGTTCGTGGCGTTGACCCTGACGCCGATGATGTCGTCGCGGATTTTGCGGCGGGTGGAGAAGCGGCCGGGGAGCCTGGTGCGGGGGTTCGAGGCGGGGATGCACGGGTTGACGAGCCTGTACACGCGGCTGCTGGGGCGGATGCTGGGGTGGTCGCCGGGGGGCCGGCTGGCGGTCACGGGGGCGGTGGGGGCCGGGGTGGTGCTGACCACGGTGTGGCTGTACCAGCATCTCGAGGGGGATTTTCTGCCGGAGGAGGACAAGGGCCGGCTGTTTTGTTTTGTGGTGGCGCCGGAAGGATCGACGCCGGAGTACACGGACCGGATGCTGCGGGAGATGGAGGAGATTCTGTTGGAGACGCCGGAGGTGGATGTCTTTGGGTCCCTGGTGGCGCCGGGATTCGGGGGACCGGGGCAGGGGAACAACGGGATTCTGTTCGTGAAGCTGGCGGACGAGCGGGACAAGTCGGTGCAGGAGCTGGTGAACGGGCCCGGGGGGCTCAGGAGCCGGTTTTTCCGGGAGATCGAGGGGGCGATTGCGATTCCGAACATTCCGAAGGCGATCGACCGGAGCTTCAGTGCGCCGTTTCAACTGGTGATCCAGGGGAACGACCTGGCGGCGCTGAACGTGGAGGCGGGGCGGATTGCGAATCTGCTGCGGGCCTCGGGGTTCCTGCAGAATGTCCAGTCCTCGTACCAGATGAACAAGCCGGAGCTGAGCGTCTCGATCGACCGGGACCGGACATCGGCGCTGGGGTTGTCGGTGCAGGACGTGTCGAGGACGATGCAGATCCTGTTCGGGGGCCTGGATTTGTCACGGCTCAAGCGGGACGGGAAGGAGTACGATGTGATTGCGCAACTGGCGCGGTCGTCGCGGCTGACACCGCAGGATCTGGACCGGCTGTACATCCGGAACCGGGACGGGGCGCTGGTGCAGTTGAGTTCGGTGGTGGAGCGGGTGGTGGGGGTGGCGCCGAACCGGATCGAGCGGTTCAACCGGCTGCGGAGCGCGACGATTTCGGCGACGCCGGTGGGGGTGACGATGGGGACGGCGGTGGACCGGGTGGAGGCCCTGCTGGAGCAGGAGCTGGGTGATGGGTTCCTGTATTCGTGGTACGGGGAATCCCGGGATTTGCGGGACGCGGGGCGGGAGATTTTGTGGGTGATCGTGCTGGCGCTGATCATTGTGTTCATGGTGCTGGCGTCGCAGTTCGAGAGTTTGATTCATCCGTTCACGGTGATGCTGACGGTGCCGCTGGCGGCGATCGGGGCGCTGGGGGCGTTGTGGGCATTGTCGTCGCTGGTAAGGCTGGGGGTTCTGCCGGCGATTCCGGCGATGAACATCAACCTGTTCAGCCAGATTGGGATGGTCCTGCTGATCGGGCTGGTGACGAAGAACGGGATTCTGCTGGTGGAGTTTGCGAATCAGATGCGGGCCAAGGGCATGGAGCCGGCGGCGGCGATGGTGCGGGCGGGGGCGATCCGGCTGCGGCCGATCCTGATGACGGCGATTTCGACGGTGGCGGGAATCCTGCCGATCGCGGTGGGATTTGGGGCCGGTTCGGAGAGCCGGAGGCCGATGGGGATTGCGGTGGTGGGGGGGATGATGACGAGCACGGTGCTGACGCTGGTGGTGATCCCGATGGTGTACACGCTGTTCAGCGACCTGGTGGCCTGGGTGGGGCGGGGGAGGGCGGTGGAGACGCCGGTGGCGGAACCAATGGCGGTGAAGTGA
- a CDS encoding efflux RND transporter periplasmic adaptor subunit, with the protein MVLLLMGGVWSGCKPGAEAGGGGAPTIQVVAVTAVRQSVEETLAVVGSLVANEQVEVRSESDGFVESILFREGEDVKEGALLVTLDETRLQAALEESEAALQLSQQTYDRSRELLGARLISNQEFDQAASRLAADEAAVAGRRRAVEEARIRAPFAGVVGARQVSPGQLVTRATTLTWLVDLDTVKVEFNVPERYVGRVRVGQSVEIRVAAWRDRQFRGEVFFVAPFVEPVTRTMLVKAEVPNEERLLKPGMFANLNLTLEVREQAVVIPEAALSQILDGDRATVMVVGAEDTVSVRPVRVGLRLPARVEILEGLEAGERVVVEGLQKVAPGMRVMLAPEASAAPYLPAKT; encoded by the coding sequence GTGGTTTTGCTGTTGATGGGGGGGGTGTGGAGCGGGTGCAAGCCAGGGGCCGAGGCGGGCGGTGGGGGGGCGCCGACGATCCAGGTGGTGGCGGTGACGGCGGTGCGGCAGTCGGTGGAGGAGACGCTGGCGGTGGTGGGGTCGCTGGTGGCGAACGAGCAGGTGGAGGTGCGGTCGGAGTCGGACGGGTTTGTGGAGTCGATCCTGTTCCGGGAGGGGGAGGATGTGAAGGAGGGGGCGTTGCTGGTGACGCTGGATGAGACGCGGTTGCAGGCGGCGCTGGAGGAGTCGGAGGCGGCGCTGCAATTGAGTCAGCAGACGTACGACCGGTCGAGGGAACTGCTGGGGGCCCGGTTGATCTCGAACCAGGAATTTGACCAGGCGGCGTCGCGTCTGGCGGCGGATGAGGCGGCAGTGGCGGGGCGGCGGCGGGCGGTGGAGGAGGCGCGGATCCGGGCGCCGTTTGCGGGGGTGGTGGGGGCGCGGCAGGTGAGTCCGGGTCAACTGGTGACGCGGGCGACCACGCTGACGTGGCTGGTGGATCTGGACACGGTGAAGGTGGAGTTCAACGTGCCGGAACGGTATGTGGGGCGGGTGCGGGTGGGGCAGTCCGTCGAGATCCGGGTGGCGGCGTGGAGGGACCGGCAGTTCCGGGGGGAGGTGTTTTTCGTGGCGCCGTTTGTGGAGCCGGTCACCCGGACGATGCTGGTCAAGGCGGAGGTGCCGAATGAGGAGCGGCTGCTGAAGCCGGGGATGTTTGCGAATTTGAACCTGACGCTGGAGGTACGGGAGCAGGCGGTGGTGATTCCGGAGGCGGCGTTGAGCCAGATTCTGGATGGGGACCGGGCGACGGTGATGGTGGTGGGGGCGGAGGACACGGTATCGGTGCGTCCGGTGCGGGTGGGACTCCGGCTGCCGGCGCGGGTGGAGATTCTGGAGGGACTGGAGGCGGGGGAGCGGGTGGTGGTGGAGGGATTGCAGAAGGTGGCGCCGGGGATGCGGGTGATGCTGGCGCCGGAGGCCTCGGCGGCGCCGTATCTGCCGGCGAAGACGTGA